A region of Acidithiobacillus ferridurans DNA encodes the following proteins:
- a CDS encoding pyridoxal phosphate-dependent aminotransferase — MDIRLSRRVNAVRPSPTLAVTARAQQLRREGKDIVSLGAGEPDFDTPEYIKEAAIAAIRQGFTKYTAVGGTPELKAAIIGKFAHDNHLSYRPDEILVSVGGKQSFFNLCQALLDAGDEVIIPAPYWVSYPDIVLLAEARPVIIDTGASQCFKISPEQLEEAITPNTRLLVINSPSNPSGMTYSRAELEALGEVLRRYPHILIASDDMYEKIRFHDEEFVNIANACPDLAPRCIIMNGVSKAYAMTGWRIGYCAGPKTLITAMNTVQSQSTSNPTSIAQVAAQAALEGGDSAIHEMVLAFKRRHTYVYNRLKVLPGVAAMPSDGTFYSFPGFREVMAAKGLRDDLALAEALLGAGVAVVPGSAFGTPGHIRLSFATSDKNLEMALDRISAFVNA; from the coding sequence GTGGATATCCGTCTTTCCCGCCGCGTGAATGCGGTGCGCCCATCCCCTACCCTTGCGGTCACCGCCCGTGCCCAGCAACTGCGTCGCGAAGGGAAGGATATCGTCAGCCTTGGTGCTGGCGAGCCGGATTTCGACACCCCGGAGTACATCAAGGAGGCAGCCATTGCCGCCATTCGGCAGGGCTTCACCAAATATACCGCCGTCGGCGGCACACCGGAACTGAAGGCCGCTATCATCGGCAAATTCGCGCACGACAACCATCTGTCATACCGCCCCGATGAAATTCTTGTTTCCGTCGGCGGCAAGCAAAGCTTCTTCAATCTTTGTCAGGCCCTTCTGGATGCGGGAGACGAAGTCATCATTCCCGCGCCCTACTGGGTATCCTATCCGGACATCGTACTTCTGGCCGAAGCGCGGCCCGTCATCATCGATACCGGTGCCAGCCAGTGTTTCAAGATCAGTCCGGAGCAACTGGAGGAAGCGATCACGCCCAACACCCGCCTGTTGGTCATCAACAGCCCCTCCAATCCCTCCGGCATGACCTACAGCCGCGCGGAATTGGAAGCCCTGGGTGAGGTTCTTCGCCGTTATCCCCATATCCTCATCGCCAGCGATGACATGTACGAGAAAATCCGCTTCCATGATGAAGAGTTCGTCAACATCGCCAACGCCTGCCCGGATCTGGCTCCACGCTGCATCATCATGAATGGCGTGTCCAAGGCCTATGCCATGACCGGGTGGCGCATCGGCTACTGCGCCGGCCCCAAGACGCTGATCACCGCAATGAATACCGTACAGTCCCAGAGCACCTCCAATCCCACCTCCATTGCTCAGGTGGCCGCCCAGGCAGCTCTGGAAGGTGGCGACAGCGCCATCCACGAAATGGTGCTGGCGTTCAAGCGGCGCCACACATATGTCTACAACCGCCTGAAAGTGCTGCCCGGCGTTGCCGCCATGCCCTCCGATGGTACCTTTTACAGCTTTCCGGGATTTCGCGAAGTCATGGCGGCGAAAGGCCTGCGGGATGATCTTGCCCTGGCCGAGGCCTTGCTAGGAGCCGGAGTGGCCGTCGTACCGGGCTCGGCCTTCGGCACTCCTGGCCACATCCGCCTGTCTTTCGCGACCAGCGACAAGAACCTGGAGATGGCCCTGGACCGCATCAGCGCTTTCGTCAACGCCTGA
- the purT gene encoding formate-dependent phosphoribosylglycinamide formyltransferase has product MQLGTPLSASATRLLMLGAGELGKELLIAAQRLGVETIAVDRYADAPAMQVAHRSHVLDMTDPEAILAVVKHERPHYVVPEIEAIATSALAEIEATGLATVVPSARAVQLTMDREGIRRLAAEELGLPTSPYRFAGTLAELEDAAAALGFPCVIKPVMSSSGKGQSVVRGAAELALAWQEAQTAGRVGGQRIIVEGFVDFDFEITLLTVRSAFGTIFCAPVGHRQEAGDYVESWQPQPMSDTALREAEKMAQRVTDNLGGRGLYGVEFFVRGTEVIFSELSPRPHDTGLVTLASQRQSEFDLHLRAILGLPVEPGFRRPAASAVVRGKGLGWGPVYSGLEAALAVPESDLRLFGKPTASKLRRLGVGIACADNVEEARERARRIAAAVGLSPAPERG; this is encoded by the coding sequence ATGCAACTGGGCACACCACTTTCCGCTTCCGCAACCCGCCTGCTCATGCTCGGTGCAGGCGAGTTGGGCAAGGAACTCCTCATCGCCGCGCAGCGGCTGGGGGTAGAGACCATCGCGGTGGATCGCTACGCCGACGCGCCAGCCATGCAGGTGGCCCATCGTTCCCATGTGCTGGATATGACCGACCCGGAGGCTATTCTGGCCGTTGTCAAACACGAACGCCCGCACTATGTGGTGCCGGAAATAGAGGCCATCGCGACATCGGCGCTGGCGGAGATCGAGGCGACGGGTCTGGCAACGGTGGTGCCCTCGGCGCGCGCGGTGCAGCTGACCATGGACCGCGAGGGCATCCGCCGCCTCGCTGCGGAAGAGTTGGGCTTGCCGACATCGCCGTACCGTTTCGCCGGAACCTTGGCGGAACTGGAAGACGCAGCGGCGGCGTTGGGTTTTCCCTGTGTGATCAAGCCGGTCATGTCCTCCAGTGGTAAGGGGCAGTCCGTGGTGCGCGGCGCGGCGGAGCTGGCGCTGGCCTGGCAGGAGGCGCAGACGGCGGGTCGGGTGGGCGGTCAGCGGATCATCGTCGAGGGCTTTGTGGATTTCGACTTCGAGATTACCCTGCTGACCGTGCGTTCGGCCTTCGGGACAATATTTTGCGCGCCCGTGGGGCATCGTCAGGAGGCCGGTGATTATGTGGAATCCTGGCAACCGCAGCCAATGAGCGATACCGCGTTGCGGGAGGCAGAAAAGATGGCGCAACGAGTGACCGACAATCTGGGCGGACGGGGACTGTATGGGGTGGAGTTTTTTGTGCGTGGCACGGAGGTCATCTTCAGCGAACTCTCGCCGCGTCCCCATGATACGGGTCTGGTGACCCTGGCCAGTCAACGTCAAAGTGAGTTCGACTTACACCTGCGCGCCATTCTGGGTTTGCCGGTGGAACCGGGTTTCCGGCGCCCGGCCGCGTCGGCGGTAGTGCGCGGCAAGGGGCTTGGTTGGGGGCCTGTGTATTCGGGGCTGGAGGCCGCGCTGGCGGTGCCGGAAAGCGATCTGCGGCTTTTCGGAAAGCCGACGGCCAGCAAACTCAGGCGCCTCGGGGTAGGCATTGCATGCGCCGACAATGTGGAGGAAGCCAGGGAGCGCGCCCGCCGGATTGCGGCGGCGGTTGGCCTCAGCCCGGCTCCTGAGCGGGGCTGA
- a CDS encoding NAD(P)-binding domain-containing protein produces MGNKDIGMVGLGRMGANMARRLHLKGMKVTAYNRHTEKATELAKETGMRAASSLEALVQALPTPGSSGSCFPPERSPRATSIPFFPC; encoded by the coding sequence ATGGGCAATAAGGACATCGGGATGGTGGGCTTGGGCCGGATGGGCGCCAACATGGCACGGCGCCTACACCTGAAGGGCATGAAGGTCACCGCTTACAACCGCCATACCGAAAAAGCCACGGAGCTGGCCAAAGAAACCGGAATGCGCGCCGCCAGCAGTCTGGAAGCCCTCGTTCAGGCGTTGCCTACCCCCGGGTCCTCTGGCTCATGCTTCCCGCCGGAGAGGTCACCCAGAGCCACATCGATTCCATTCTTCCCTTGCTGA
- a CDS encoding NADP(+)-dependent, decarboxylating phosphogluconate dehydrogenase, protein MLPAGEVTQSHIDSILPLLSKNDILINGANAFYEDSIAQSQKVEAAGIRYIDAGVSGGIWGLQEGYALMVGGSREAVAQVTPFLEALAPAADKGWLHCGPVGSGHFVKMAHNGIEYGMMQALAEGFAILQGKTEFGLDLAKVAEMWRYGSVVRSWLLDLTADTLTKDQVLASIAPIVADSGEGLWTAQTALALKIPAPVITLALQMRWASQGRDDYAARLLAMMRNEFGGHAVQQEA, encoded by the coding sequence ATGCTTCCCGCCGGAGAGGTCACCCAGAGCCACATCGATTCCATTCTTCCCTTGCTGAGCAAAAATGACATACTGATCAACGGTGCCAATGCCTTTTATGAGGACTCCATTGCCCAATCCCAAAAAGTGGAGGCGGCAGGGATACGTTACATAGACGCCGGTGTTTCCGGCGGTATCTGGGGTCTGCAGGAGGGTTATGCTCTGATGGTCGGCGGCAGCCGGGAAGCCGTAGCCCAGGTAACGCCTTTTCTGGAGGCGCTGGCGCCGGCCGCCGACAAAGGCTGGTTGCACTGTGGACCCGTCGGCAGCGGTCACTTTGTCAAAATGGCCCATAATGGTATCGAATACGGCATGATGCAGGCCCTCGCCGAAGGCTTCGCCATTTTGCAGGGCAAAACCGAATTCGGGCTCGACCTCGCCAAGGTCGCCGAAATGTGGCGCTACGGCAGCGTCGTCCGCTCCTGGCTCCTCGACCTCACCGCCGACACCCTCACCAAAGATCAGGTGCTCGCCAGTATCGCGCCGATCGTGGCAGACTCCGGCGAAGGTCTGTGGACCGCGCAAACGGCCCTCGCACTGAAAATTCCCGCGCCGGTCATCACCCTCGCCCTGCAAATGCGCTGGGCTTCCCAGGGGCGCGACGACTACGCCGCCAGACTCCTGGCGATGATGCGCAACGAGTTCGGTGGTCACGCCGTGCAACAGGAGGCCTGA
- the zwf gene encoding glucose-6-phosphate dehydrogenase, whose product MSDCNCQFVIFGATGDLACKKLLPALYHLHCAGRMPDELRILAFGRRPWDEKGWQGFLHEQLETYASNYQADHFADFCKHFEYVRGEIHEPESFSRLRALLTPEGAEKPAGTIFYLAIRPTDFIPVVQRLSSAGFNQEGDYRIVIEKPFGDDLESAMQLNEQLHNHFREDQIYRIDHYLGKEIVQNLLVFRFANLAIEAIWNRNYIDHVQITVAEDMGIENRAGYYDQAGALRDMLQNHLMQILTLIAMEPPPSLEADALRDEKVKVLRSIRPIPKSAVTAYAMRAQYGPGVVHDKHVPGYQDEAGVEVNSVTETYVAAKFYVDNWRWRGVPFYLRTGKRLADKTSSVAIRFRHTPQQLFRETSIERIEPNWILLSLEPESLKIEIQIKEPGLEMRVRPVQLNASYRKDGEQELDAYEALLLDVMEGDKALFIRFDEVEWAWRVVDPIIKSWGRETDYILTYPAGSWGPDEATRIMDKEDHYWRNQI is encoded by the coding sequence ATGAGCGATTGTAATTGTCAGTTTGTCATTTTCGGGGCGACCGGGGATCTGGCCTGCAAAAAACTCCTCCCCGCACTGTATCACCTGCATTGTGCAGGAAGAATGCCCGACGAACTGCGCATTCTCGCGTTTGGCCGACGCCCATGGGATGAAAAGGGCTGGCAGGGTTTCCTGCATGAACAACTGGAAACCTATGCCAGCAATTATCAGGCCGATCACTTTGCCGATTTCTGCAAACATTTTGAATATGTGCGCGGGGAAATCCATGAGCCGGAATCTTTTAGCAGACTCCGCGCCCTGCTGACCCCGGAAGGGGCCGAAAAACCGGCAGGCACCATTTTTTATCTGGCCATTCGTCCCACCGATTTTATTCCGGTAGTACAACGTCTTTCCAGCGCCGGATTCAATCAGGAAGGTGACTACCGCATCGTCATTGAGAAACCCTTCGGGGATGATCTGGAAAGTGCCATGCAACTCAATGAGCAACTGCATAACCACTTCCGTGAAGACCAGATTTATCGTATCGATCACTATCTTGGCAAGGAAATCGTCCAGAATCTGCTGGTGTTTCGTTTCGCCAATCTCGCGATCGAGGCGATATGGAACCGTAATTACATCGACCACGTCCAGATTACCGTGGCCGAAGATATGGGCATTGAAAACCGGGCCGGATACTATGATCAGGCGGGTGCCCTGCGGGACATGCTGCAAAACCACCTGATGCAGATTCTTACGCTGATCGCCATGGAACCACCGCCCTCCCTGGAGGCGGACGCCCTGCGCGACGAAAAGGTCAAAGTCCTGCGCTCCATCCGCCCTATTCCCAAATCGGCCGTCACCGCCTATGCCATGCGCGCGCAGTATGGTCCCGGCGTTGTTCATGATAAGCACGTTCCCGGTTACCAGGACGAGGCGGGTGTCGAGGTCAATTCGGTCACCGAAACCTATGTCGCCGCCAAATTTTACGTCGACAACTGGCGCTGGCGGGGGGTGCCATTTTATCTGCGTACCGGCAAGCGCCTCGCCGATAAAACCTCCAGTGTCGCCATCCGCTTCCGACATACACCGCAACAACTGTTCCGCGAAACCAGCATCGAACGCATCGAACCTAACTGGATATTGCTTTCCCTGGAACCGGAGAGCCTTAAAATCGAGATACAGATCAAGGAACCGGGTCTGGAAATGCGTGTTCGCCCCGTGCAGCTCAACGCCTCCTACCGCAAAGACGGCGAACAGGAGTTGGATGCCTATGAGGCCCTGCTGCTGGACGTGATGGAGGGCGACAAAGCCTTGTTCATCCGCTTCGACGAGGTGGAGTGGGCATGGCGCGTCGTTGATCCCATCATCAAATCCTGGGGACGGGAAACCGACTACATCCTCACCTACCCGGCAGGTTCATGGGGACCGGACGAGGCCACCCGGATCATGGACAAGGAAGACCACTACTGGCGCAATCAAATCTGA
- a CDS encoding ArsR/SmtB family transcription factor: protein MHKPIIPERKIEHLSEVIKAMSHPLRYKIICLLGRGEMSMQSLVKAINTSHSNASQHLALLQDSGLVLMRRVASRVYFRIRDQRTLSLLAMSHHVLT, encoded by the coding sequence ATGCATAAGCCCATTATTCCCGAGCGTAAGATCGAGCACCTTTCCGAAGTGATCAAGGCCATGTCCCACCCCTTGCGTTACAAGATCATCTGTCTGCTGGGACGCGGTGAGATGAGTATGCAGAGCCTCGTGAAAGCCATCAACACCAGCCATAGCAACGCCTCGCAGCATCTTGCCCTGTTGCAGGACAGTGGGTTGGTGCTGATGCGGCGGGTGGCCAGTCGCGTCTACTTTCGCATCCGCGATCAACGCACACTGAGCCTACTGGCCATGAGCCACCACGTTCTCACCTGA
- the dusA gene encoding tRNA dihydrouridine(20/20a) synthase DusA codes for MNSNENTVKSSDKILSVAPMLDWTDRHCRYFLRLVCPSCVLYTEMVTTSTLLLGRDPERFLEFSGAEHPLILQLGGDDPQAMRAAAGMARAYGYDGLNLNVGCPSPRVQKGSFGACLMTTPDLVAELVAAMGESGLPVSVKHRLGLDREEDYVALRAFVETVATAGCRHFIVHARNAWLKGLSPAKNRDVPPLRWDWVHQLKKDLPHLTIEINGGFHDLAAVTAQFSAADGVMLGRAAYHHPLLLAEIERALGRRKTLPEPEVILSGLIAYAERWGEGLPAPRLSRHLHGLRFGQSGAAVWRRFLGTAEPGESAAKFLRRGMSLLD; via the coding sequence ATGAATAGCAATGAAAATACAGTGAAATCAAGTGATAAGATACTATCGGTTGCCCCCATGCTCGACTGGACCGACCGCCACTGCCGGTATTTTCTGCGTTTGGTATGCCCCTCCTGCGTACTGTATACCGAGATGGTCACTACCAGCACGCTGTTGCTGGGCCGTGATCCGGAGCGCTTTCTCGAGTTCTCGGGGGCGGAGCATCCCTTGATTTTGCAATTGGGCGGTGACGATCCCCAAGCAATGCGTGCCGCCGCAGGGATGGCGCGTGCCTATGGTTATGACGGTCTCAACCTGAACGTGGGTTGCCCGTCGCCGCGGGTGCAGAAGGGCAGTTTCGGGGCCTGTCTGATGACGACGCCCGATCTGGTCGCCGAACTGGTGGCGGCGATGGGCGAAAGCGGTCTACCCGTCAGCGTGAAACACCGCCTCGGTCTCGACCGTGAGGAGGACTACGTGGCGCTGCGTGCCTTCGTGGAAACCGTCGCAACGGCGGGATGCCGACATTTCATCGTGCATGCGCGTAATGCTTGGCTCAAGGGTCTGAGTCCCGCGAAAAACCGTGATGTGCCGCCTTTGCGCTGGGATTGGGTGCATCAGTTAAAAAAAGATCTGCCGCATCTGACCATCGAGATCAACGGGGGCTTCCACGACCTGGCGGCGGTGACCGCACAGTTTTCCGCAGCGGATGGAGTAATGCTTGGGCGCGCCGCTTATCATCATCCCCTGCTGCTGGCAGAAATTGAACGTGCCCTGGGGCGCAGGAAAACGTTGCCGGAACCAGAAGTGATCCTTTCCGGCCTGATAGCCTATGCAGAACGATGGGGAGAGGGGTTGCCTGCGCCGCGCCTGAGTCGTCATCTACACGGACTGCGCTTTGGGCAAAGCGGTGCGGCAGTTTGGCGCCGCTTTCTAGGTACAGCGGAACCCGGTGAGAGCGCCGCAAAGTTCCTGCGGCGCGGCATGTCATTGCTGGATTGA
- a CDS encoding tyrosine-type recombinase/integrase, producing the protein MATIVSRKQKDGTLRHTATIRLKRNGEVFHCESRTFHKKATAKAWALEREQALRENPKEAVRTSSALPIGKMIDRYIEEKQAVEPLGRSKLQHLLLLRRLPIAECMASEVDAPRLISHIRSRRVSGTGPSTVLNDLIWLRVIYRYARAAWGIPLSMEAIGDATELCRAERLVARSRKRKRRLKREEIERICERFLSLGHRKSSPPMYLIFWFAIYSCRRQSEIMSMRLSDYDQDRGIWLVRNIKNPGGSQGNHQWMHITDALLPVINATIEDADLVARRKTMQDDRLFPFDPKTIGSYWTRHMQILGIEDLHFHDLRHEGCSRLAEDGLSIPDIQRVSLHESWSSLQIYVNRDARSQSLTRAEFALADARRHESV; encoded by the coding sequence TTGGCCACTATTGTCTCACGAAAACAGAAGGATGGTACCCTTCGCCATACCGCAACGATTCGCCTCAAGCGCAATGGGGAAGTCTTCCATTGTGAGAGCCGGACGTTCCACAAGAAAGCGACCGCCAAAGCCTGGGCATTAGAACGCGAACAGGCGCTACGTGAAAACCCCAAAGAGGCTGTGCGTACCTCATCGGCGTTGCCCATCGGCAAGATGATCGATCGTTACATTGAGGAAAAGCAAGCGGTCGAGCCGCTAGGTCGTAGCAAGTTGCAGCACCTGCTCCTATTGCGGAGACTGCCCATCGCGGAATGTATGGCATCCGAAGTTGATGCGCCGCGCCTGATCTCCCACATTCGTAGTCGCCGCGTGTCCGGAACAGGGCCATCCACCGTGCTCAACGATCTGATCTGGTTGCGGGTAATCTATCGCTATGCACGCGCGGCATGGGGCATCCCTCTGTCCATGGAAGCCATCGGTGACGCGACGGAGCTTTGCCGGGCCGAGCGCCTGGTAGCTAGATCACGGAAGAGAAAGCGACGGCTCAAACGGGAAGAGATAGAGAGAATCTGCGAGCGATTTTTATCACTGGGCCACCGGAAATCCTCGCCACCCATGTATCTCATTTTCTGGTTCGCCATCTATTCATGCCGCCGGCAATCGGAAATCATGTCCATGCGACTTTCGGACTACGATCAGGACCGTGGAATCTGGCTTGTGCGCAACATCAAAAACCCTGGCGGATCGCAGGGGAACCATCAATGGATGCACATTACGGATGCCCTTCTGCCCGTCATTAACGCAACGATAGAGGACGCTGATCTGGTGGCACGCCGAAAAACGATGCAGGATGACCGCCTGTTTCCGTTTGATCCAAAAACCATCGGGTCTTACTGGACGCGGCACATGCAAATCCTGGGAATCGAAGATCTGCATTTTCATGATTTGCGGCACGAGGGTTGTTCACGGTTGGCGGAAGATGGGCTGAGCATCCCGGATATTCAGCGTGTCAGCCTGCATGAGTCATGGAGTAGCCTGCAAATCTATGTGAACAGGGATGCACGCAGTCAATCGCTTACACGCGCCGAATTTGCGCTTGCAGATGCAAGACGTCATGAATCAGTATAG
- a CDS encoding TrbI/VirB10 family protein yields the protein MLDLNNPTGANPQPDETDPLKATTGQPAPSIDSEFSGTVDGPGKLSNGKTTVNIKGQVKGGRSLSKNGKKIIVVACVTIPALVIVGVMLAGVHPGKGTADNTPQLAGAGDAPHVPAHPIRPPSLSSAVAATLSTKASAHPSSTLTTRAAQGLTPKKAPLTPVQKYHLWLTTQHYKDLEGQYLAGQSALVNTSAWQSGGGSSTGGSAGAQAAAGQGGSSGTEAVDALKKKLAAMGLQGATGVNGGAGSTQNGAKANTNFASAQDKKASGYLNAHLHRPRSRSELFGGSVIPAVMVTGINSQLPGEITAQVRQNVYNSLNPGEVVIPQGSKLIGVYDSGVQYGQNRVLVAWSRVIYPNGETVDLEGMSGTDGLGRAGFSEITDNHYFRIFGSAFLISIIGAGAQLAQPQQSSSFTNPSAGQTATGAVAQEMDSVGAGILQKNLSLAPTIKIHPGYLFNVMVSKTMILPVYHSREGGIG from the coding sequence ATGCTTGATCTTAACAACCCTACGGGGGCCAATCCGCAGCCGGATGAGACGGATCCGCTCAAGGCAACTACCGGACAACCTGCCCCATCCATTGATTCGGAGTTCAGCGGTACCGTTGACGGTCCCGGCAAGCTGAGCAATGGCAAAACGACTGTCAATATCAAAGGACAGGTCAAAGGCGGTCGGAGTCTCAGCAAAAACGGCAAGAAAATCATTGTAGTGGCTTGCGTTACCATCCCCGCGCTGGTTATTGTCGGGGTGATGCTTGCGGGTGTGCATCCCGGCAAAGGTACTGCGGATAACACCCCCCAACTGGCAGGAGCGGGAGACGCACCACACGTTCCCGCACATCCCATCCGTCCGCCGTCATTGTCCTCGGCTGTAGCGGCGACATTATCTACGAAAGCCAGCGCACATCCGTCATCCACCCTGACAACGCGTGCGGCACAGGGGCTGACACCCAAAAAAGCACCGCTTACGCCAGTACAGAAGTATCACCTCTGGCTGACGACCCAGCACTACAAGGATCTCGAAGGCCAGTATCTGGCGGGGCAATCCGCACTGGTGAACACCTCCGCCTGGCAGTCTGGTGGTGGTTCCAGCACCGGCGGGAGTGCAGGTGCGCAAGCCGCGGCCGGGCAGGGGGGTAGCAGCGGGACGGAAGCCGTGGATGCGCTGAAAAAGAAACTGGCCGCCATGGGCTTGCAGGGCGCGACCGGCGTAAATGGAGGTGCCGGATCAACCCAGAATGGCGCGAAAGCCAACACAAACTTTGCGTCGGCACAGGACAAAAAAGCCTCTGGCTATCTGAATGCCCATCTGCATCGTCCGCGCAGCCGCAGCGAGCTCTTCGGTGGTAGCGTGATCCCGGCGGTGATGGTGACCGGCATTAACAGTCAGTTGCCAGGCGAGATCACGGCACAGGTCCGCCAGAACGTCTACAACAGCCTGAATCCCGGCGAGGTGGTTATTCCCCAGGGCAGCAAGCTCATTGGTGTCTATGACAGCGGCGTTCAATATGGTCAGAACCGCGTGCTGGTGGCCTGGAGTCGCGTCATTTACCCGAACGGTGAGACGGTGGACCTTGAAGGGATGAGTGGCACAGATGGTCTGGGACGGGCAGGGTTCAGCGAAATCACGGATAACCATTACTTCCGTATTTTTGGCTCAGCCTTCCTGATATCCATCATCGGTGCCGGCGCGCAGTTGGCGCAACCCCAGCAGTCCAGCAGTTTCACCAACCCGAGTGCCGGGCAAACAGCGACGGGTGCTGTAGCGCAGGAAATGGACAGTGTGGGGGCGGGTATTCTTCAGAAGAATCTGTCTCTGGCACCCACCATCAAGATTCATCCCGGCTACCTCTTCAACGTGATGGTCAGCAAGACCATGATCCTTCCGGTCTATCACTCGCGGGAAGGGGGCATTGGATGA
- a CDS encoding TrbG/VirB9 family P-type conjugative transfer protein: protein MKHLVIAFSTLTLVSSTLAFAAPRNSGQLYHNLTHDVVPGTASTKTVQQAILQASQIWHDTGTASAIAGNNGEVLYPYGQSAPTVLCSPLHTTIIKLLPGEKIAGSALGDKIRWTSTNLQLGNQAVVLVRPMQKGITTNLVIASTSGKIYDLTLVSDKGKYVPTVGFYNPQQEWDKAVVGVQMQQQAAAMAQRKSTMTLPNINPANLDFAYYVTGPHQFRPIRVFSADGKVYLQMPANIKYHNAPAVFVMENGKEQLTNFQMIGGYYVIDQLFHEAKLLLGTGSHKQVVTIHAGSQPSFW, encoded by the coding sequence ATGAAACATTTGGTCATCGCATTTTCGACTCTCACACTCGTAAGCAGCACGCTGGCTTTTGCCGCCCCTCGAAACTCGGGCCAGTTGTATCACAATCTGACCCATGACGTGGTGCCTGGCACAGCCTCTACGAAAACCGTGCAGCAGGCCATCCTGCAGGCCTCTCAGATATGGCACGATACCGGTACCGCTTCGGCCATCGCCGGCAACAACGGTGAGGTGCTGTATCCCTATGGCCAAAGTGCCCCGACGGTGCTTTGTTCGCCGTTGCACACAACCATCATCAAGCTCCTGCCCGGGGAGAAAATCGCGGGATCCGCACTGGGCGATAAAATCCGCTGGACATCGACCAACCTGCAGCTCGGCAATCAGGCCGTAGTGCTGGTGCGCCCCATGCAGAAGGGCATCACCACCAACTTAGTTATCGCATCCACCAGTGGCAAGATTTACGATCTCACGCTGGTCAGCGACAAAGGTAAATATGTCCCGACGGTTGGTTTTTATAACCCACAGCAGGAATGGGACAAGGCGGTTGTCGGCGTGCAAATGCAGCAGCAGGCTGCAGCCATGGCACAGCGCAAATCGACCATGACCTTGCCCAACATCAATCCCGCGAACCTGGACTTTGCCTACTATGTCACCGGCCCCCATCAATTCCGTCCGATACGGGTGTTTTCAGCCGATGGCAAGGTCTATTTACAGATGCCAGCCAACATCAAATATCACAATGCCCCTGCGGTTTTTGTCATGGAAAACGGGAAGGAGCAGCTTACCAACTTTCAGATGATCGGCGGTTACTACGTCATTGATCAGCTATTCCACGAAGCAAAACTGCTACTCGGCACGGGCAGTCATAAGCAGGTGGTCACCATCCATGCGGGCAGCCAGCCGAGCTTCTGGTAA
- a CDS encoding type IV secretion system protein, protein MALKKKHKSSSSGEGEPPTRAGNGTNNPYLNARREWDERYGDQISGKHSWKMVAFAAIGIAAIAVCGVAYIGAQSKIVPFVVTLDHMGDPLEVAAPVAGNAVTQRIMEAQISGWVWNWRSMLASPVAQKELLAKVYGMSSRQVAAELNGWYKKGWTTNAGYVVSPHITSLLPISKGTYQITWTETRYLSGKAGTPKNYKANVTVGVDQKLINTRTASMLNPLGIYIKSLTWTQTYGN, encoded by the coding sequence ATGGCCTTAAAGAAGAAGCACAAAAGCAGCAGCAGCGGAGAAGGTGAGCCACCTACCCGCGCCGGAAACGGCACCAACAACCCCTATCTCAATGCCCGGCGCGAATGGGATGAGCGCTATGGTGATCAGATCAGCGGCAAGCATAGCTGGAAAATGGTCGCATTCGCTGCCATCGGCATTGCGGCCATCGCTGTTTGTGGCGTGGCTTATATCGGTGCGCAAAGCAAGATCGTGCCGTTTGTCGTCACCCTGGACCACATGGGTGATCCCTTGGAGGTGGCCGCACCGGTAGCCGGCAATGCGGTTACACAGCGAATCATGGAAGCGCAGATTTCAGGCTGGGTCTGGAACTGGCGATCTATGTTGGCGTCCCCGGTTGCCCAAAAAGAATTGTTGGCCAAGGTCTACGGCATGTCGTCCAGGCAGGTCGCTGCTGAATTGAACGGTTGGTACAAAAAAGGATGGACCACGAATGCGGGCTATGTCGTCTCCCCGCATATCACCAGCCTTCTTCCCATATCCAAAGGCACCTACCAGATCACGTGGACAGAAACACGATATCTCAGCGGCAAGGCTGGCACCCCAAAGAACTATAAGGCCAACGTTACGGTCGGCGTCGATCAAAAACTGATCAACACCAGAACAGCCTCCATGCTGAATCCATTGGGTATTTACATTAAGTCCTTAACCTGGACACAAACTTACGGCAATTGA
- a CDS encoding AbrB/MazE/SpoVT family DNA-binding domain-containing protein, which yields MSTLTVTAKGQVTLRRDVLRHLGVHPGEKITVDKLPDGRISVQAARQTGQISDVFNYLKRESGPSLSIEEINNLTAQAWAGKR from the coding sequence ATGAGCACACTGACCGTGACTGCCAAGGGGCAAGTGACCCTACGAAGGGATGTTCTGCGGCATCTTGGTGTTCACCCTGGCGAGAAAATCACCGTCGATAAACTACCCGACGGACGCATCTCCGTGCAGGCCGCGCGGCAGACGGGCCAAATTTCAGATGTTTTCAACTATCTGAAACGGGAGAGTGGCCCATCCTTGTCGATTGAAGAGATCAACAACCTGACTGCCCAGGCGTGGGCTGGTAAACGGTGA